The bacterium sequence GTCGCCTTTTATTTGGGTCGTTGGAACCTGTCGCCGATGCTGCGGCTCTTGTTCTACGCGATCTTGGTTTTGTTTTTTCAACCCTTGAGCTTTTTGCTCGTAGCCTTCGGCTTTTTCGACTCTTGGTTCGACTTTAGAAGGTTGCAAAAGAAGGAGTAAGTCATGCAAGTCATCCTCCGCGAGGACGTCCCCAGCCTGGGCAAGGCCGGCGAGGTCGTGAAAGTCCGCGACGGCTACGGCCGCAACTACCTTTTGCCGCAGAAGAAGGCCGTTTTGGCCGACGCCGGCAACCTCAAGGCCGTCGAGGCCCACAAGAAGGCGATCGAGGCCAACCAGGCCAAGGCCAAGGGCAAGGCCGACGAGGTCGCCGCCCGCCTGAGCGGCCTCGAGATCACCCTGTCCAAGGGCGTCGGGGCCGGCGACCGGCTCTTCGGCTCGGTCACCAAGACCGAAATCTCCGCCGCCCTCCGCCAACAAGGCTTGAGCATCGACAAGCACCTGATCGAGCTCGAGGCCCCG is a genomic window containing:
- the rplI gene encoding 50S ribosomal protein L9; translated protein: MQVILREDVPSLGKAGEVVKVRDGYGRNYLLPQKKAVLADAGNLKAVEAHKKAIEANQAKAKGKADEVAARLSGLEITLSKGVGAGDRLFGSVTKTEISAALRQQGLSIDKHLIELEAPIKSIGGFDVAVKLHPEVRATFKLWVIREEKK